A window of the Egibacter rhizosphaerae genome harbors these coding sequences:
- the pdxT gene encoding pyridoxal 5'-phosphate synthase glutaminase subunit PdxT, whose amino-acid sequence MQAAHPVPGARIPGESLVPDRGPHHRPPAADGQAPRIGVLALQGDVLEHLRLIERAGAVGVPVRREDELATVDGLVLPGGESTTIGLLLDRTGLAAPVQARLAEGLPVLGTCAGAILLAREPRQHDGTPTGQWCLGALDVAARRNAFGRQVASFEADLDVAGLTDPMRAVFIRAPWFEDLGAGVEVLATVATDVGARVVVVRQGPVLASAFHPELSDDPRLHRLLVDAVVTRDPA is encoded by the coding sequence ATGCAGGCCGCACACCCCGTGCCGGGCGCCCGGATCCCCGGCGAGTCCCTCGTTCCCGACCGGGGACCGCATCACCGGCCGCCCGCTGCCGACGGGCAGGCGCCCCGGATCGGCGTGCTCGCCCTGCAGGGTGACGTGCTCGAGCACCTGCGCCTGATCGAGCGTGCCGGCGCCGTGGGCGTCCCGGTCCGACGCGAGGACGAGCTCGCGACCGTTGACGGACTCGTGCTGCCCGGCGGTGAGTCCACCACGATCGGCTTGTTGCTCGACCGGACCGGGCTCGCCGCACCGGTGCAGGCGCGGCTCGCCGAGGGCCTGCCCGTGCTCGGCACCTGTGCGGGAGCCATCCTCCTCGCCCGTGAGCCCCGGCAGCACGACGGGACCCCGACCGGCCAGTGGTGCCTCGGTGCGCTCGACGTGGCGGCGCGCCGGAACGCCTTCGGGCGCCAGGTCGCCTCCTTCGAGGCCGACCTCGACGTCGCCGGCCTCACCGACCCGATGCGGGCGGTGTTCATCCGGGCGCCGTGGTTCGAGGACCTCGGTGCCGGCGTCGAGGTGCTCGCGACCGTGGCCACCGACGTCGGTGCTAGGGTCGTGGTCGTGCGGCAGGGCCCCGTGCTCGCCTCAGCCTTCCATCCCGAGCTCAGCGATGATCCGCGTCTGCACCGCCTGCTCGTGGACGCCGTGGTCACCCGCGATCCCGCCTGA
- a CDS encoding YebC/PmpR family DNA-binding transcriptional regulator, which produces MAGHSKWANIKHKKSAQDARRGKLFARLIRAIEAAARQGGADPDANPTLATAIQKAKDNSVPKDNIERALKRAAGKEGGGAEYEYVYYEGYAPSGVAVYVECLTDNKNRATNDVRTAFNKNGGNLADAGAVSYLFARTGLVLVPADQVEEDDILLAALDAGISEVSLDDSTYTVRTEPQDLQPVRAALEEAGIPVPSSEVTQVPSVIVPVEDEDGARQVLRLVDALEDCDDVQNVYTNFDIPERVLEVVA; this is translated from the coding sequence ATGGCCGGTCACAGCAAGTGGGCCAACATCAAGCACAAGAAGAGCGCGCAGGACGCGCGCCGCGGCAAGCTGTTCGCGCGCCTGATCCGCGCGATCGAGGCCGCCGCGCGGCAGGGCGGAGCCGATCCGGACGCGAACCCAACCCTCGCCACCGCCATCCAGAAGGCCAAGGACAACTCCGTCCCCAAGGACAACATCGAGCGCGCCCTCAAGCGCGCGGCGGGCAAGGAGGGTGGCGGCGCCGAGTACGAGTACGTCTACTACGAGGGCTACGCGCCGAGCGGTGTCGCGGTGTACGTCGAATGCCTCACCGACAACAAGAACCGCGCGACCAACGACGTGCGCACCGCCTTCAACAAGAACGGCGGCAACCTCGCCGACGCCGGGGCGGTCTCCTACCTCTTCGCCCGGACCGGGCTCGTGCTCGTTCCCGCCGACCAGGTCGAGGAGGACGACATCCTGCTCGCCGCCCTCGACGCCGGGATCAGTGAGGTCAGCCTCGACGACTCGACCTACACGGTGCGCACCGAGCCGCAGGACCTGCAGCCCGTCCGCGCGGCCCTGGAGGAGGCCGGGATCCCGGTGCCGTCCTCCGAGGTCACCCAGGTCCCCTCGGTCATCGTCCCCGTGGAGGACGAGGACGGGGCCCGGCAGGTGCTGCGCCTGGTCGACGCCCTCGAGGACTGCGACGACGTCCAGAACGTCTACACGAACTTCGACATCCCCGAGCGGGTCCTCGAGGTCGTCGCGTAG
- the ruvA gene encoding Holliday junction branch migration protein RuvA translates to MIGLLTGRLAAASLGEVVLEVGGVGYRVHVPPGSLEGSVGETVTLHTHLSVREDSLTLYGFADPATRDLFETLLGVTGVGPKLALAAVGTMGADGLRRAVVGEDVAALTVVPGVGRKGAQRMILELRERLGPEALEPAGVPGAVAGEAVAADPRTEVREALASLGYAAAEVQRALDGLEGEEDGSPEELLRRALQRLGSRA, encoded by the coding sequence GTGATCGGGCTGCTCACCGGACGGCTCGCCGCAGCCAGCCTCGGCGAGGTGGTGCTCGAGGTGGGTGGCGTCGGCTATCGGGTGCACGTCCCGCCCGGGAGCCTCGAGGGGTCCGTGGGGGAGACCGTGACGCTGCACACCCACCTGTCGGTGCGCGAGGACTCGCTCACGCTGTACGGGTTCGCCGACCCCGCCACCCGCGACCTGTTCGAGACCCTCCTGGGCGTGACCGGGGTCGGGCCGAAGCTCGCCCTCGCGGCGGTCGGCACGATGGGCGCCGACGGGCTCCGGCGCGCCGTCGTCGGGGAGGACGTGGCGGCGCTCACGGTGGTCCCCGGGGTCGGTCGCAAGGGGGCGCAACGCATGATCCTGGAACTGCGGGAGCGCCTCGGCCCCGAGGCGCTGGAGCCCGCGGGCGTGCCCGGTGCCGTGGCGGGCGAGGCCGTCGCGGCCGATCCCCGCACCGAGGTCCGCGAGGCCTTGGCGAGCCTGGGTTACGCTGCCGCCGAGGTGCAGCGGGCGCTGGACGGCCTCGAGGGCGAGGAGGACGGCTCGCCCGAGGAGCTGTTGCGGCGCGCCCTGCAACGCCTCGGCAGCCGCGCCTAG
- the ruvB gene encoding Holliday junction branch migration DNA helicase RuvB, whose translation MDEILAGAAVPADGDLDTSLRPERLDEFVGQRRVKEQLALVLEGARGRGSAADHLLFSGPPGLGKTSLATIVASEMDADLRTTSGPALERPGDLAAILTNLEDGDVLFVDEIHRLPRAVEEVLYPAMEDFALDIVVGKGPGARAIRLPLPQFTLVGATTRTGLVTGPLRDRFGFAARLDFYDREELVGILQRSATLLDVRLDPGGAEEVAQRSRGTPRVANRLLKRVRDYAEVRADGVVTPEVAGAALELFEVDAAGLDKVDRWVLSTLCEQFSGGPVGLSTLAVAVGEEPDTVEDTVEPFLIQRGLLARTPRGRVATAAGFAHLDLAPPTSASAPSLLDALDDDTDEAGGT comes from the coding sequence ATGGACGAGATCCTCGCGGGTGCCGCGGTCCCTGCCGATGGCGATCTCGACACCTCGTTGCGGCCCGAGCGGCTCGACGAGTTCGTCGGCCAGCGGCGCGTGAAGGAGCAGCTCGCCCTCGTACTCGAAGGCGCGCGTGGCCGTGGATCCGCGGCCGACCATCTCCTGTTCAGCGGGCCTCCCGGCCTCGGCAAGACGAGCCTCGCCACCATCGTCGCCTCCGAGATGGACGCGGACCTGCGCACCACGAGCGGGCCGGCGCTGGAGCGTCCGGGCGACCTCGCCGCGATCCTCACCAACCTCGAGGACGGCGACGTCCTGTTCGTCGACGAGATCCATCGCCTGCCGCGCGCGGTCGAGGAGGTGCTCTACCCGGCGATGGAGGACTTCGCGCTCGACATCGTCGTCGGCAAGGGACCCGGGGCACGAGCGATCCGCCTCCCGCTGCCGCAGTTCACCCTCGTCGGGGCGACGACCCGAACGGGCCTCGTGACCGGACCGTTGCGTGACCGGTTCGGTTTCGCCGCCCGCCTCGACTTCTACGACCGCGAGGAGCTCGTCGGGATCCTGCAGCGGAGCGCGACGCTGCTCGACGTCCGGCTCGATCCCGGTGGCGCGGAGGAGGTCGCGCAGCGCAGCCGCGGAACCCCCCGGGTCGCGAACCGCCTCCTCAAGCGGGTGCGGGACTACGCGGAGGTGCGCGCGGACGGCGTGGTGACGCCGGAGGTGGCGGGCGCGGCCCTGGAGTTGTTCGAGGTCGACGCGGCAGGGCTCGACAAGGTCGACCGATGGGTCCTCTCGACGCTCTGCGAGCAGTTCTCGGGGGGGCCGGTGGGGCTGTCGACCCTCGCGGTGGCCGTGGGGGAGGAGCCCGACACGGTCGAGGACACCGTGGAACCGTTCCTGATCCAGCGGGGACTGCTCGCCCGGACGCCGCGCGGTCGGGTCGCCACCGCCGCGGGGTTCGCCCATCTCGACCTCGCTCCGCCGACGAGCGCCTCGGCACCGAGCCTCCTCGACGCGCTCGACGATGACACCGACGAGGCGGGTGGCACCTGA
- the yajC gene encoding preprotein translocase subunit YajC, with protein MTATTLLAAGGGEGLVAFLPIILIVVVFYFLLIRPQQKRQKQQRELVNSLETGDRVVSVGGLYGTITNVDEDVLRVEIAPGTTITMAKQAVNRRLQDDDDDEDDDD; from the coding sequence ATGACCGCAACGACCCTGCTCGCGGCCGGAGGTGGCGAAGGTCTCGTCGCCTTCCTGCCGATCATCCTGATCGTCGTCGTGTTCTACTTCCTGCTCATACGCCCCCAGCAGAAGCGCCAGAAGCAGCAACGCGAACTCGTCAACAGCCTGGAGACCGGTGACCGTGTGGTGAGCGTCGGCGGGCTGTACGGCACCATCACCAACGTCGACGAGGACGTGCTGCGCGTCGAGATCGCCCCCGGTACGACCATCACGATGGCCAAGCAGGCGGTCAACCGGCGGTTGCAGGACGACGATGACGACGAGGACGACGACGACTGA
- a CDS encoding HD domain-containing protein gives MSDEAVDPAAATPGRASRDGTGGNGAGNTPRVAHDVPLGGRGREGEAQAPLQTRYERVALLEQVRGNERALAFLDAADAFMDAQGFTEHGRRHANLVGSIAYNVLSYLGHEERVCEVAAVAGFLHDIGNVVSRADHGQTGALIAYDLLKDADITYADLALVLSAVGNHEEQYGQSVSPVSAAVILADKSDVHRSRVRKNASIAFDIHDRVNYAVEASFLRVDAEAHTLTLELTIDTEISQVLEYFEIFLDRMIMCRRAAETLGCSFRITVNDVPVL, from the coding sequence ATGAGCGACGAAGCGGTCGATCCCGCGGCAGCGACCCCCGGTCGCGCCTCGCGGGACGGGACCGGCGGCAACGGCGCCGGGAACACGCCCCGCGTCGCGCACGACGTTCCGCTCGGCGGTCGTGGTCGCGAGGGCGAGGCGCAGGCGCCCCTCCAGACCCGGTACGAACGCGTCGCGCTGCTCGAACAGGTGCGTGGCAACGAGCGGGCCCTCGCGTTCCTCGATGCGGCCGACGCGTTCATGGACGCCCAGGGGTTCACCGAGCACGGGCGACGGCACGCGAACCTCGTCGGCTCGATCGCCTACAACGTCCTCTCGTACCTCGGGCACGAGGAGCGGGTCTGCGAGGTGGCTGCGGTCGCCGGGTTCCTGCACGACATCGGCAACGTCGTCAGCCGGGCCGACCACGGGCAGACGGGCGCGCTGATCGCCTACGACCTGCTCAAGGACGCCGACATCACCTATGCGGACCTCGCGCTCGTGCTGTCGGCGGTCGGGAACCACGAGGAGCAGTACGGCCAGTCGGTCAGCCCGGTCTCGGCAGCGGTGATCCTCGCCGACAAGTCGGACGTGCACCGCAGCCGCGTCCGCAAGAACGCGTCCATCGCCTTCGACATCCACGACCGGGTCAACTACGCGGTGGAGGCGTCGTTCCTGCGCGTCGACGCCGAGGCGCACACGCTGACGCTCGAGCTGACCATCGACACCGAGATCAGCCAGGTCCTGGAGTACTTCGAGATCTTCCTGGACCGCATGATCATGTGTCGCCGCGCCGCCGAGACGCTCGGCTGCAGCTTCCGCATCACCGTCAACGACGTTCCCGTCCTCTAA
- the secD gene encoding protein translocase subunit SecD, translating to MTKQGLVGVLAAFVVAVGVLWGVILANDWTPELGLDLQGGVSLNLEPAPGQEIDDEVLDQTVEVLRERIDALGVAEPDIARQGETVRVEIPGAADQQEAEEVVQETAILQVRPVLEEIPPGAPDYEDVGPSCDELDAQRAEGPPPDDEEVVLCQGEQVAEAPLDAEGEIEDPADEEVPPDQRSKFRLGRVVVDGGALDGARAQVDQTTGQWATALEFDAEGEGIFREFTGELACEQGDTRRIGIVLDGVVENAPPVAQEVECGQGIADGGQISTAGEDEARDLELVLRTGALPIQLELETSQQISPTLGTESLQAGLLAGAIGLALVGVYLVTLYRGIGLAAVMELLVFGLLVLGAITVLGQTIGYTLTLAGVAGVIVSIGIAADSSIIYRERYRDEIRRGRTIRTAAETAFSRAFRTNLTGNTVSFIGAVVLWFFAVGPVQGFAFALGLSTLIDTVLFGTFTRSVFGLVANNRKLARSPWVGLRADTFISQPVVATADRGKS from the coding sequence GTGACGAAGCAGGGTCTCGTTGGTGTCCTGGCCGCGTTCGTCGTGGCCGTCGGCGTGCTGTGGGGTGTGATCCTCGCCAACGACTGGACCCCTGAGCTCGGCCTCGACCTGCAGGGCGGGGTGTCCCTCAACCTGGAGCCGGCGCCCGGTCAGGAGATCGACGACGAGGTGCTCGACCAGACGGTCGAGGTCCTGCGTGAGCGAATCGACGCGCTGGGCGTCGCCGAGCCCGACATCGCGCGCCAGGGCGAGACGGTGCGCGTGGAGATCCCCGGAGCCGCGGATCAGCAGGAGGCCGAGGAGGTCGTCCAGGAGACGGCGATCCTGCAGGTCCGCCCGGTCCTCGAGGAGATCCCGCCGGGCGCCCCCGACTACGAGGACGTCGGCCCGTCCTGCGACGAGCTGGACGCGCAGCGCGCCGAGGGGCCTCCTCCCGACGACGAGGAGGTCGTGCTCTGCCAGGGCGAGCAGGTGGCCGAGGCGCCGCTCGACGCCGAGGGCGAGATCGAGGATCCCGCCGACGAGGAGGTGCCGCCCGACCAGCGGTCGAAGTTCCGGCTCGGCCGGGTCGTCGTGGACGGTGGCGCGCTCGACGGCGCCCGCGCCCAGGTGGACCAGACCACCGGCCAGTGGGCGACCGCGCTGGAGTTCGACGCCGAGGGCGAGGGGATCTTCCGCGAGTTCACCGGTGAGCTCGCGTGCGAGCAGGGGGACACCCGTCGGATCGGGATCGTGCTGGACGGGGTCGTCGAGAACGCCCCGCCGGTCGCCCAGGAAGTGGAGTGCGGACAGGGCATCGCCGACGGTGGCCAGATCAGCACCGCGGGCGAGGACGAGGCTCGCGACCTCGAGCTGGTCCTGCGGACGGGCGCCTTGCCGATCCAGCTCGAGCTCGAGACGAGCCAGCAGATCAGTCCGACGCTCGGCACCGAGTCGTTGCAGGCGGGTCTGCTGGCCGGTGCGATCGGCCTCGCTCTGGTGGGGGTCTACCTCGTCACCCTCTACCGGGGCATCGGGCTCGCCGCCGTGATGGAGTTGCTCGTGTTCGGGCTCCTGGTGCTCGGGGCGATCACCGTGCTCGGGCAGACGATCGGCTACACGCTCACGCTCGCGGGGGTCGCGGGGGTGATCGTCTCGATCGGGATCGCCGCGGACTCGTCGATCATCTACCGGGAGCGATATCGCGACGAGATCCGCCGAGGACGCACGATCCGCACGGCCGCCGAGACCGCGTTCAGCCGCGCGTTCCGCACGAACCTCACGGGGAACACGGTGTCCTTCATCGGTGCGGTCGTCCTGTGGTTCTTCGCGGTCGGGCCGGTCCAGGGCTTCGCGTTCGCGCTCGGCCTGTCGACGCTCATCGATACGGTGCTGTTCGGGACGTTCACGCGCTCGGTCTTCGGGCTCGTGGCGAACAACCGGAAACTGGCGCGCTCGCCCTGGGTCGGGCTGCGCGCGGACACGTTCATCTCCCAGCCGGTCGTGGCCACCGCGGATCGGGGGAAGTCGTGA
- the secF gene encoding protein translocase subunit SecF: MTATVGADHGGKDTRLRRFLNGEAGFEIVPHGRRWGAVSLVLILLALGAVGIRGLDFSIEFTGGTTFIVENAGGGFTSDELRDALTEELGVEDLTAQVVDGGEGARVSTPELGEPGGERELAAVDTIAEVTGADPGDIARDSVGPTWGESVTEAALFALAVFLALVVVYISLRFELRMAVAALVTLLHDIVVTVGVYALVGFEVSPASVIALLTILGYSLYDTVVVFDRIGEDAKQIGPDSSVTYSEVANESLNKVLVRSLSTSITSLLPTGALLFIGAQLFGADTLQDLALALFIGMGVGTYSSIFVATPILAWLKERAGPPAEPEEEPVPRGVGPARADGL; the protein is encoded by the coding sequence GTGACCGCGACGGTCGGCGCCGATCACGGCGGCAAGGACACCCGGCTGCGGCGGTTCCTCAACGGCGAGGCCGGTTTCGAGATCGTGCCGCACGGCCGCCGCTGGGGTGCGGTGTCCCTGGTCCTGATCCTCCTCGCCCTGGGCGCGGTCGGCATCCGCGGGCTCGACTTCTCGATCGAGTTCACCGGGGGGACCACCTTCATCGTCGAGAACGCCGGGGGCGGCTTCACCAGCGACGAGCTGCGTGACGCCCTGACCGAGGAACTCGGGGTCGAGGACCTGACCGCCCAGGTCGTCGACGGCGGGGAGGGCGCCCGCGTCTCGACCCCGGAGCTCGGGGAACCGGGGGGCGAGCGCGAGCTGGCCGCGGTGGACACGATCGCGGAGGTGACCGGCGCCGATCCGGGCGACATCGCGCGCGACTCGGTGGGCCCCACGTGGGGGGAATCGGTCACCGAGGCCGCGCTGTTCGCGTTGGCGGTCTTCCTCGCGCTGGTCGTGGTCTACATCTCGCTGCGCTTCGAGCTGCGCATGGCCGTCGCGGCGCTCGTCACCCTGCTGCACGACATCGTGGTGACCGTGGGCGTCTACGCGCTGGTGGGCTTCGAGGTGAGCCCCGCGTCGGTGATCGCGCTGCTGACGATCCTCGGCTACTCGCTCTACGACACGGTGGTCGTGTTCGACCGCATCGGCGAGGACGCGAAGCAGATCGGCCCCGACTCGTCGGTGACGTACAGCGAGGTGGCGAACGAGAGCCTGAACAAGGTGCTCGTGCGTTCGCTGTCGACGTCGATCACGTCCTTGCTGCCGACCGGGGCGCTGCTGTTCATCGGGGCGCAGCTGTTCGGGGCCGACACCCTGCAGGATCTCGCCCTCGCACTGTTCATCGGTATGGGCGTCGGCACCTACTCCTCGATCTTCGTGGCCACCCCGATCCTGGCGTGGCTCAAGGAGCGTGCCGGGCCGCCGGCCGAACCCGAGGAGGAGCCCGTGCCACGCGGCGTCGGCCCCGCGAGGGCCGACGGCCTCTGA
- a CDS encoding RelA/SpoT family protein, with translation MFDLSLQVPERVEPLIQALKEHSPRVDTREVLRAFETAERAHAPQTRRSGDPYIIHPVGVAEVLAELGMDTPTICAALLHDVVEDTGVTHDELVEQFGEETAMLVDGVTKLERIKAASKEEQQAESLRKMLIAMASDYRVLLIKLADRLHNMKTIHHLPREKQKRISDETLQIYAPLAHRLGMQNFKWQLEDLAFATLHPKRYDEIRQMVAERQPERDRYVETVVAELEQRLREVKIRAEITGRPKHLYSIYEKMVVRGREFRDIHDLIGVRVIVDSVKDCYAALGQIHAVWRPVPGRFKDYIAMPKFNLYQSLHTTVVGPEGKPIELQIRTRAMHRTAEYGVAAHWKYKQATRNAESETQWLSQMLDMQSDTADSGEFMRNMRLDLYADEVFVFSPQGDVFALPQGSTPVDFAYAVHTEVGHKTVGARVNGRLVSLEYELRNGETVEILTSNDPEAGPSRDWLEFVGSSRARSKIRQHFSRERREDAIEKGREALRKQLAKQGIGWKRLMAGPELRAVAEQMNHHDLDQLYRAIGDGHIGAQAVVANLAARVTDEEETEELVPHGPEAPAQQSEAVIVDETDDVWVTLGRCCTPAPGDEIMGFVTRGRGVTVHRDDCPNAENLRQEPDRIIPVQWNMRAPTMFRVTVQIEALDRKHLLRDVTTLLGDMHINILSAQVATQRDAIAHLRFTFELADIAHLDHILTQIRRIESVYDAYRVVPRGGREGQPQDEVEAPAGPRPGEPAGSAPDPADVNPAPLDP, from the coding sequence ATGTTCGACCTCAGCCTGCAGGTGCCCGAGCGCGTCGAACCCCTGATCCAAGCGCTCAAGGAGCACTCACCCCGCGTCGACACCCGCGAGGTGCTGCGCGCCTTCGAGACCGCCGAGCGCGCCCACGCCCCGCAGACCCGTCGATCCGGTGACCCCTACATCATCCACCCGGTCGGTGTCGCCGAGGTACTCGCCGAGCTCGGCATGGACACCCCGACGATCTGCGCCGCGCTCCTGCACGACGTCGTCGAGGACACGGGCGTCACCCACGACGAGCTCGTCGAGCAGTTCGGCGAGGAAACCGCGATGCTCGTGGACGGGGTCACGAAGCTCGAGCGTATCAAGGCGGCCTCCAAGGAGGAGCAGCAGGCCGAGAGCCTGCGCAAGATGCTCATCGCGATGGCGAGCGATTATCGGGTCCTGCTCATCAAGCTCGCCGATCGTCTCCACAACATGAAGACGATCCATCACCTGCCGCGCGAGAAGCAGAAGCGCATCAGCGACGAAACGTTGCAGATCTACGCGCCGCTCGCGCATCGCCTGGGGATGCAGAACTTCAAATGGCAGCTCGAGGACCTCGCGTTCGCGACCCTGCACCCGAAGCGCTACGACGAGATCCGCCAGATGGTCGCGGAGCGGCAGCCCGAGCGCGACCGCTACGTCGAGACGGTCGTTGCGGAGCTGGAGCAGCGGCTGCGCGAGGTCAAGATCCGCGCCGAGATCACGGGCCGCCCGAAGCACCTCTACTCGATCTACGAGAAGATGGTCGTGCGCGGGCGGGAGTTCCGCGACATCCACGACCTGATCGGCGTGCGGGTCATCGTCGACAGCGTGAAGGACTGCTACGCGGCCCTCGGCCAGATCCACGCGGTGTGGCGCCCCGTGCCCGGGCGCTTTAAGGACTACATCGCGATGCCCAAGTTCAACCTCTACCAGTCGCTGCACACGACGGTGGTGGGGCCCGAGGGCAAGCCGATCGAGCTGCAGATCCGCACGCGCGCGATGCACCGCACTGCCGAGTACGGCGTCGCGGCGCACTGGAAGTACAAGCAGGCCACCCGCAACGCCGAGTCCGAGACGCAGTGGCTGTCGCAGATGCTCGACATGCAGTCCGACACCGCGGACTCGGGCGAGTTCATGCGCAACATGCGCCTCGACCTCTACGCCGACGAGGTCTTCGTCTTCAGCCCTCAGGGCGACGTGTTCGCGCTGCCGCAGGGCTCCACGCCGGTCGACTTCGCCTACGCGGTGCACACCGAGGTCGGGCACAAGACCGTCGGCGCGCGGGTGAACGGCCGCCTCGTCTCGCTCGAGTACGAGCTCCGCAACGGTGAGACGGTCGAGATCCTCACGTCGAACGACCCCGAGGCCGGTCCGAGCCGGGATTGGCTGGAGTTCGTCGGTTCCTCGCGGGCGCGGTCGAAGATCCGTCAGCACTTCAGCCGCGAGCGTCGCGAGGACGCGATCGAGAAGGGCCGCGAGGCGCTGCGCAAGCAGCTCGCCAAGCAAGGCATCGGCTGGAAGCGGCTGATGGCCGGCCCCGAGCTCAGGGCCGTCGCGGAGCAGATGAACCACCACGACCTCGATCAGCTCTACCGGGCGATCGGGGACGGGCACATCGGTGCCCAGGCCGTCGTCGCGAACCTCGCCGCGCGGGTCACCGACGAGGAGGAGACCGAGGAGCTCGTCCCTCACGGGCCGGAGGCACCCGCCCAGCAGAGCGAGGCCGTGATCGTCGACGAGACCGACGATGTGTGGGTCACCCTGGGTCGCTGCTGCACGCCCGCCCCGGGGGACGAGATCATGGGGTTCGTGACCCGCGGTCGGGGCGTCACGGTGCACCGCGACGACTGCCCCAACGCGGAGAACCTGCGTCAGGAGCCCGACCGGATCATCCCCGTGCAGTGGAACATGCGCGCTCCGACGATGTTCCGCGTGACGGTGCAGATCGAGGCCCTCGATCGAAAGCACCTGCTCCGCGACGTGACGACGCTGCTCGGCGACATGCACATCAACATCCTGTCGGCCCAGGTGGCGACGCAGCGCGACGCGATCGCCCATCTCCGGTTCACCTTCGAGTTGGCCGACATCGCGCACCTCGACCACATCCTCACCCAGATCCGCCGCATCGAGTCGGTGTACGACGCCTACCGGGTCGTGCCCCGCGGGGGGCGTGAGGGCCAGCCCCAGGACGAGGTCGAAGCGCCGGCTGGCCCGCGGCCGGGGGAGCCCGCGGGGAGCGCGCCCGATCCCGCGGACGTCAATCCCGCGCCCCTGGATCCGTAG
- a CDS encoding MBL fold metallo-hydrolase: MATSDARFLDVLTLGVWQANCYVLGDRERGEAVVVDPGQDGGPPVRERLTAHGVDCVAILLTHGHLDHVWAVPELARSLDVPVLLHPEDRWLWDDPAAAFGEMLPPDVLERELGLVWEPPTEQLDAIHDRQRLTFAGFDLEVRHTPGHTPGSSVFLLDDDHALGDPLLLSGDLLFAGSVGRTDFPRGSWEQQLMSLKDAVLSLDDTTRVAPGHGPETTVGTERGTNPFLTQAR; this comes from the coding sequence ATGGCTACCAGCGATGCGCGCTTCCTGGATGTCCTGACCCTCGGGGTGTGGCAGGCGAACTGCTACGTGCTGGGGGATCGCGAACGTGGCGAGGCCGTCGTCGTCGACCCGGGGCAGGATGGCGGCCCGCCGGTCCGTGAGCGGCTCACTGCCCACGGGGTGGACTGTGTGGCGATCCTGCTCACCCACGGACACCTCGACCACGTGTGGGCGGTGCCGGAGCTCGCCCGGTCACTCGACGTGCCCGTGTTGCTGCATCCGGAGGATCGTTGGCTCTGGGACGATCCGGCGGCCGCGTTCGGTGAGATGCTGCCCCCCGACGTGCTCGAACGCGAGTTGGGGCTGGTGTGGGAGCCGCCGACCGAGCAGCTCGACGCGATCCACGACCGTCAGCGGCTGACCTTCGCCGGCTTCGATCTCGAGGTTCGTCACACGCCAGGGCACACCCCGGGCTCGTCCGTCTTCCTACTGGACGACGACCACGCGCTCGGTGATCCCCTTCTGCTGTCGGGCGATCTGCTCTTCGCGGGATCCGTGGGGCGCACCGACTTCCCGCGCGGCTCGTGGGAGCAACAGCTGATGTCGTTGAAGGACGCGGTGCTCTCGCTCGACGACACCACCCGTGTCGCCCCCGGCCACGGACCCGAGACCACGGTCGGCACCGAGCGTGGGACGAACCCCTTCCTCACGCAGGCACGCTGA
- a CDS encoding ABC transporter permease: protein MRGFGAPMGFLEYFIDNPGRALELSIEHATLVLAGLALGGVVGILIGMLAYTRPVASSISTAAAATILTIPSFALFGLMLPLFGLGNSGPIVALAAYALLPIVRNTVTGLQEVDPAVVESARGMGMSRRQVLWRVELPLAWPVILAGLRVATMVLTSIAAIAAYIGAMGWGQEVTRALQNIGSVWALDVALAATVGIVVVALVLDLLWTLLRRFTTPRGMR from the coding sequence ATGAGGGGGTTCGGCGCGCCTATGGGGTTCCTCGAGTACTTCATCGACAACCCGGGGCGGGCGCTGGAGCTGAGCATCGAGCACGCGACCCTCGTTCTGGCGGGCCTCGCGTTGGGTGGCGTGGTCGGGATCCTCATCGGGATGCTCGCGTACACGCGGCCGGTCGCGAGCTCGATTTCGACCGCCGCGGCCGCGACGATCCTCACGATCCCGTCGTTCGCCCTGTTCGGTCTCATGCTCCCGCTCTTCGGACTGGGCAATTCCGGGCCGATCGTCGCTCTCGCGGCGTACGCTCTCCTGCCGATCGTCCGCAACACGGTGACGGGGCTGCAGGAGGTCGACCCGGCGGTGGTCGAGTCCGCTCGTGGGATGGGGATGTCGCGCCGCCAGGTGCTCTGGCGGGTTGAGTTGCCGCTTGCCTGGCCCGTCATCCTCGCGGGCCTGCGGGTGGCGACGATGGTCCTCACCTCGATCGCCGCGATCGCGGCCTACATCGGCGCGATGGGCTGGGGGCAGGAGGTCACCCGCGCGCTGCAGAACATCGGCTCGGTGTGGGCGCTTGACGTCGCCCTCGCCGCCACGGTCGGCATCGTCGTGGTCGCGCTCGTGCTCGACCTGCTCTGGACGCTGTTGCGCCGCTTCACCACGCCGCGCGGGATGCGCTAG